The genomic stretch actacatttatctgacagctgcagTTACTATGCCGTTTCATACGATTTAAAAACGCTTTCATTTTTACGTAAAAAAGTACCAACTAGTAAGCACATTGTAATTataattttctattttattcaactttttactCCTACTTTGCTACATTttagaggtaaatattgtactttttgctccactgcatttatctgacagccgcaattactttgcagattaagattaataatacaaaatgtacatttagataagataagataaaataagataatcctttattagtcctgcagcggggaaatttgcaggcttacagcagcatagagtaaagtgcacacaagagacatagtaaaagaaagacaagataaaaatgaaataagtattataaaaaaaaacagtagaaaatcaacaataactgaaatattatatttacagacagaaaattgtaatttaatataaatgatgAATTAAGGTGCCCAAAAAATGAGCTACACCTAACAAATAGCTATAGGTACAAAATGAATATAGCAGAAAAAGTACTTTAAAGTGCAGTAGAATACAATTTTAGAAACTCAAGTAGAGCAGAAGTTATTCTGTATTGTACTTATGCACAGTACTTGAATACATGTACTTGGTTCTTTTCCACCACTACCTCGGCCCAGTATTTGTAGTGTGAGTTACTTTATTTGGCAGTTATAAGGTTTTTCTTTggttgttttcaatatttttcgACCAAATTGCCCATGTTTGAGCCAACAAAATAGATCAATAAATTACCGCTGCGACGATAAATCGACTAGTAGTTTGGAAGAAAATAAGTAATCAACTATTTGGATAATAAATTACTCGTTTGATTCATTTATCATTCTAAGCATGCTCTGGTTtcagcctctcaaatgtgaggattttgctgtttttactcCTGTGTTAATTGTATATCTTTAATTTGTCAACTgtttttctgacaaaacaagcaattgtTGATTTACCTCGATATTTGAGGGAAAAGTTTTTTTCtacttattttctgtatttctgcaACAGAAAAGCACAGACATACTGTAGATTGTTATGCTGTAAATCTTAACTGGTGTCGCTCTGTATTCTCTGAACAGTTGGAAGCCTCCAGTCTCCCTCAGCGGCTAACCTGGCCACGTTGCAGTCCTACAGGCCGCTCCTGAGCGACTATGGACCTCCATCTCTGGGATTCTCACAGgtaactgaaactgaaactgaaactttGATCTCTTTACTATTTAAATGGATGCATTGTACCTTCATAAAGTAGAGGGGGAGGCTgtcaaaatacagaataaaaagataataattagTCAAAATGAGAAGACATTATACAACTTATTTTTGAATAGTTTCTTAACATCAATTAGTGGAAAAATATGATCTAGATTAGACATAACAAAACTCTCTGATTTCAAAAACAGAAGATAAGATATCAACGCACTAACCAGAGAGTCTCCTTGTTGCTGGTGAACAAGACAATAAAGTGATTGAAGATGGAAGTTTGGCACAGAGGACAACTAGGATGTTCGCTGTATTAAAGAACCAAATACTATGTAAGACGTGTCGTACCCGGCTGATCtcgttctgtttgtttgacctcaGGGCTCCAGTGGAAGCCAAGTGCCTCAGAACAAATATGCAGAGCTGCTGGCCATCATCGAAGAGCTCGGGAAGGAGATCAGGCCGACGTATGCTGGAAGTAAGAGTGCAATGGAGAGACTGAAAAGAGGTAAATGCAACcaagtacattaactcaagtactgtGCTTACGTTAGACACAAgtacatacattttgttttgaagtatttccatttaattcaactttatacatctactccactacatctcagaggtgcatattgtactttttactctactacatctcagaggtgcatattgtactttttactctactacatctcagaggtacatattgtactttttactccactacatctcagaggtacatattgtactgcACTATGAGTACTTTCCCTGCTGATattacttacatacttttacttaaataaggTTTTCAATGCacgacttttacttgtagtgaaGTATTTTCACGGTGCGGTGTTGGTACTTTTACTCCTGTAAGCTTTCTGGAAATTGCACTGCATATGCAGAACAATTCAAgtgaaaaacatacagtatagtAATGTTTGTTAATCTAaattgtctttctctcttcaaaGGAATAATCCATGCCAGAGGGTTGGTGCGTGAATGCTTGGCTGAGACGGAGAGAAACGCGAGGTCCTAGCTACGAACACACATTCCTCCCTGCAAGAAGAACTAACAGCGTGCGTCTcaagaaaagattaaaaaaacttgCATGGTATTTCCTTCAAGAAGAGGaagtaaaagaacaaaggaTGGGAAAAGAAAGCTCctagagagagataaaaaacaaaaaaacaataacacaattaaTGAATCCTGAGGTTTCTGCAGGattcatttaaatcatgtttcGGTTACTGGAATTCATCTGAGAGgatatcatgtgtttttatgcccCACTTTTGGGAACCTAGTTTTTGacttcatatttaaaacattgatttatGCATGCGAACGGGCCTGGGGGGGTAAATTGTAGACAGTGCATGGCTTGTACAGGGGTAGATggaaacaacttgttttttgaTAGTATTTCGGTCCGTTTTTTCAGACCCTTATAACACACATGACTGAGTGAGTGAGGGGCAGAGATGTGCCAAACGCATCGGTTCATTCGTGTTGAGGTTGGTTTTGGTataaggaaaaaaggaaaatgctgtTACTTGCatctttgtatgtatttattactCAGtgtaataaattgtattttcaatATAGTTGTCATCGTTTGATTCAATGCATTTAAGAGGTTCTTTATCCAGTTTTGATAAGTCTGCTTTTAAGTAAAACGAGTAAAGAAAGCTGCAGGGATTGTTCTCTTTTCTAGAGAAAGAAGATACTAAACTCCAAACGGGATACTTTATGTCTAAAGACAAAAAGAAGCCAAGCTATGAACTGTAAACATCTTTAAGTGCCACTAAACAACACCGACACTCCCGATTACTCAGCAGAGAATTTTATATCTGAACTCTATCATCCACCAGCGTCTTGCTGCAGAGGCGGTTCTTCCTTCACGGATCAAGTGAAATATTATTTGCTGTATATTCATGAAAGCACAGCTGCAATTACAAAGCTCTGCGATCCGAGGTCAACGACCCCTAAATTAATAATTTCTAAATTGCAGAACAAGACTTTCTTGTATTAATTGTCAAAGGTGGGACCATTTAAAACcggaaaatatgcaaattagagaaactgaaacataaacaatTACTGCAACGATGAATTGATTTATATGCTAATCATTCCAGCTCCAGTTTGTGTGCTTGGTACTTTACAGtaacaaaaaactgcagtgttgcaaggcaagtttatttataaagcacatttcatacacatGTGCTTTAcataatgaagtaaaaaaaaaaagaagagggcaatttgaataaaaaggCAGCAATGAACATAAAGGTCGTAAAGTGGTTACAGTTGGTGTAAATCTGAGACGGCAGCTTTTACAGCAGCTAATtcacataaatcacaaaaaacaaacactaatgaGGTCTGTTGGAACCAGGTTCAAATAAAAGCCACATTCTGTACAATAACTAGAACAAAACTAGGAATATAGATGAAAGATAGGACCCTAATGTGTACTAAATacacagcaccagtcaaaagtttgaacacaccttctcattcaatggtttactttatttttatttttttctacattgtagattaatattgaagaacaaacatatggaattatgtggtaaacaaacaaatgctcaacaaaccagaatatgttttatattttacattcttcaaagtagttgaatgagaaggtgtgtccaaacttttgactggtactgtaaatgtttttattatgaattacagtggtggaaagtactGAATGCATTATTGAAATACTTGTACTTCActtgtgtattttcatttactacatctcagaggcaaaCATTGTGCTTTTCACTCCTTTACCTTTAATtatcatatacattgaatgtgttgtatctctgttatgctgttcattctgtacacatgattacattacattaattacattacattacattacattacattacattacattagtcatttagcagacgcttttatccaaagcgacttacaataagtgtattcaacatatgTATACTGTGCAATGAAagtaatatactataatataagaTGCACATTAGATAATGCTAAAATAAGTACAGTAAGGTGAACAGTTGTCATTAAATGTTAGAATAAGCTCTGCATTAACTGTATctataatatatgaatatgataATACTTTGTATATTCAGATGCAAGGGAGGTACAAGTACTCATATATGTTATTAAAGTAGAAGTATCAGTACTACAGTGTATTCAAAACCATACCCGGAACAAGCAGAACAATGTAAACTGTGTCTGCAGCTTTTCTGTCAAGTTTGTGTCCCAAACAGAGGTGTACGCCCACTTCCGCCTTGGAACAGCCAATAGGAACGCAGCATGAGCGggacagccaatcacagcgctCTATTTTTGAGTAGCGCTCGACCAATCAGGAGGCGCGGCTGTGGACCGTACAGCAGCCAGAGATCACTGCAGTGCAGCAGCCAACCAGCAGCAACATGGAGGAAACGATGACACAAGTCCACGGGTCTGTTTACATGCTACTCTGTTTATATGCACCTTTATGTCTGCTACACAACACTGTGTACCTctccatgcatgtgtgtttaaatcTGCGATGCTAACAAACCTGCTATAAAGCAACTTAGCTCAacttagctagctagctagctaaccagCTGGCTGTCTGACACTGTAGCTAATGTAGCTAATGCTAATGTAGCTAGCTGTGATGGTGTTGATGCATATGGTGGTAAATCAGCTGATAGCAGTCAAACATGGCTGTCACTCAGGAAACACATGTCATGACAGACAGGGAAGgattgcatatatatatatatatatatatatatatatatatatatatgtatatgtgtgtttatgtttgtgttaacTGTTGAATGTTGACAGCAGATATAAGgctatacatattattatattcctttattgatccccatgggggaaattcaagtgttgcagcagctcaactacacagacacagacaataaatacacatactatacaactacacagacaataaatacacatactatacaactacacagacaacaataaatacacatactatacaactacacagacaataaatacacatactatacaactacacagacaataaatacacatactatacaactacacagacacagacaataaatacacatactatacaactacacagacaataaatacacatactatacaactacacagacaataaatacacatactatacaactacacagacaataaatacacatactatacaactacacagacacagacaataaatacacatactatacaactacacagacaataaatacacatactatacaactacacagacaataaatacacatactatacaactacacagacacagacaataaatacacatactatacaacaaaaaatatggCATAGACTGGGTGTTTATTATTAGCTGTAATAGCTGtgtaataattttaaaaaaggaatatgTTTTGATAGTTAAATTAGATTTGAtttaactttattgtcattgttcaGGTTGtgagacaacaaaaacaagcatcTAACCAGACTGCAAAAAGCAGTGAAGTGCATAATATTATACAGAATAAATAGAATGTAGAGTAATGTGCATAATATTATACAGAATAAATAGAGTGTAGAGTAATGTGCATAATATTATACAGAATAAATAGAATGTGTGTTATACAGAATAATGTGATAATATTATACAGAATAAATAGAATGTAGAGTAATGTGCATAATATTATACAGAATAAATAGAATGTAGAGTA from Anoplopoma fimbria isolate UVic2021 breed Golden Eagle Sablefish chromosome 14, Afim_UVic_2022, whole genome shotgun sequence encodes the following:
- the LOC129102378 gene encoding cyclin-dependent kinase 2-associated protein 1 isoform X1, coding for MSLGMSYKPNVHQHIPGTSGNQVGSLQSPSAANLATLQSYRPLLSDYGPPSLGFSQGSSGSQVPQNKYAELLAIIEELGKEIRPTYAGSKSAMERLKRGIIHARGLVRECLAETERNARS
- the LOC129102378 gene encoding cyclin-dependent kinase 2-associated protein 1 isoform X2, whose amino-acid sequence is MDPPPQTKTVGSLQSPSAANLATLQSYRPLLSDYGPPSLGFSQGSSGSQVPQNKYAELLAIIEELGKEIRPTYAGSKSAMERLKRGIIHARGLVRECLAETERNARS